GAGCGCTGCCGAGCGTGTAGGTGGCGGAGGTGGTGATGTCCGACGCCGAGTCGTTCCACGAGTACGCGCGCTCGCGGCTGCCGATGCTGAGCCGGGTGGCGTTCCTGCTGACCGGGGACGCGCACCTGGCCGACGATCTGGTGCAGCTGACGCTGGTGCGGGTCGCGTCGCGCTGGGAGCGGCTGGCCGACGGGCCGAACCCGGACGCGTACGTGCGCCGCGTGCTCTACACGCAGCATGTGTCCTGGTGGCGGCGGGTGCGGCGGGAGGCGGTGCCGGCGGCGGTGCTGCCGGAGCGGGCGGTGCCGGACTTCGCCGGTGAGGCGGCGACGGCGCTGGCGGTGCGGGCGGCCCTGGCGAAGTTGGCGCCGCGGCAGCGGGCCGTGCTGGTGCTGCGCTATTTCGAGGACCTGACCGAGGTGGAGACGGCGGCGGCGCTGGGCGTCTCTGTCGGCACGGTGAAGAGCCAGGCCAGGGACGCCCTGGCGCGGCTGCGGGTGATAGCGCCGGAACTGGCCGGGCGCGGACTGGTGGGGGTGGGCCGATGACGGCGACGTTGCGGGAGGTGCTGCGGACGGCCGCCGAGCACGCTCCGCCGCCGGTGGTCACGGACGGCCTGTGGCGGCGCGGGCGCCGCAGGCGGCGGTGGCGGCGGGCAGGCACGGCCGTGGCCGGGGTCCTGGCCGTGGTGGTTCTGGCCGGCATGCCGCGGCTGCTGCCCGTGGGCGGCACCGAGCCGCAGCCGGCGGTCGGCGGCCCGGAGCAGGGTGCGCTGGGCCGGGCCTACCCGTGGCTGCCGGCGCACGCGGAGGACCCGAACGGGCCGGCGGTCGCGATGTTCACCGGCGGCGGCGCGGGTCTGTTCGGGCCGGCGGGGGTGCTGGTGGGCGCGGACGGCTCGTACCGGCTGCTGCCGGTGGAGGGGGCGGGCGGCCCGGGTCTGCTGTCCCCGGACGGGAGCCTGCTGGCCCGGCCGGGCGAGGTCGTCGACCTCGGCACCGGCACACCCATCGGGACGGCCTGGACGGGTGCGCCGGTGGCGTGGTCACCGGACGGGCGGCGGCTGCTGACGGTCGTGACGCAGACCACGCTGGGCCCGCCGGCCGGCGAGGAACACGCCGGGCGGCGCTACATGGTGTACGACGTGGACGCCGACACCCTGACGTCCGTGATGAGCGCCGACATCGGCTCCCCGGCGGGGGCGTTCTCGCCGGACGGCACGAGGGTGGCAGTGGTCTCCGGCGGGCCGCCCGGCGACCGGCAGACCCTGCAGATCCTGGACCTGCCCGACGGCAGGCATCCGCTGATCCTGCCGCTGGAGAGCGGCCAGCGGCTGGCGGGGACGGCGGCGTGGACCCCGGACGGCCGCTCGGTGGTGCTGGTCACGGCGGCGGGGTGCGGCTGGCCGGACTGCCGGGAGCGGCCCGCGGACCTGAAGAGCTGGCACCTGCAGTACGTCGACACGACCTGGCCGCTGCCCGCTCACGATCCGGTTCGGGTCACCGACGAGCCGGCGCGGCGGATCGGCCTGCCGGGAGACCTGACGGGCTGGCGGGACGGACTGCCGGTGCTGGTCGAGGACGGCCGTCCGGCACTGTTCGTGGCCGAGCCGGACGGCTCGGCACGGGTGCTGCTGACCGGGCCCGCCGGCGCCGACCACCTCAGCGTGCCCCGGCAGCTGGCCGAGGCGGGCACGTTCGGGGTGTACGCGGCCGATCCGTGGCAGGCGCCGTGGTGGGTGTACGCGCTGCCGCTGCTCGTCCTCGGCGGGCTGCTGTGGGCGGCCTGGGTCCTGTGGCGGCGCGGGCTGTGGCGGCGCAGGAGGGTTCGGCGGGGTCAGGGGTAGGGGAGGCGGCGGGGTCCGATGATGCGGGCGCCCAGCGCGCCCACACGGTCCTGCAACGCGCGGTCGGCGGTGGCGACCACCACGACCGGCCGCTCGACCGCGTGCTCGCGGACCAGGTCGACGATCGCGTCGTCGCCGCTGCGGGGCGCGGCGTGCACACGTACCCCCGGCGCCTCGTCGATGCCGCGGGCCGCACCCTCGACGACCAGGACGACCTCGACGGGACCGGGCAGGTCCGGCAGGCCGCGCGCGGCGAGCGGGGCGACGGCGTCGCGTAGCCGGGCGGCGGCCCCGGCGCGGTCGCGCCACCAGCCGTCGGGCACGGAGCCGACGACGTTGGCGGCATCGACGATGAGCAGCGGCAGGGTCACAGTGCCAGTTTCATACCCAGATGGCTGCCGGTGAAGCCGAGGCTCTCGTAGAAGCGGTGCGCGTCGGTGCGGGAGCGGTCGGTGGTGAGCTGGACCATGCCGCAGCCGCGCGCGCGGGCGGTGTCGATCGCCCACTCGACGAGCTGCCGGCCGGTGCCCTGGCCGCGCTGGTCGGCGCGGACGCGGACGGCCTCGATGAGGGCGCGGCGGGTGCCGCGGCGGCTGAGCCCGGGGATGACCGTGAGCTGGAGCGTCCCGACGACCTCGCCGCCGCGTACGGCCACCGCGAGCAGCTGGTGCGGGTCGGCGTCGATCTCGGCGAAGGCGCGGGCGTACGCGGGGTCGTCCGGGTCGCCCTCGCGGGTGGCGCCGAGCGGGTCGTCGGCGAGCATCGCCACGATCACGGGCACGTCGGCGGCGACGGCGCGCCGAATATCAAGATCGCTCACGGCTGCGACGGTATCAGCCTCGATCGGCCGCGAGCTGGCACGCGCCCTCTACGCTGACGCGCATGGACCGTATCTCTCGTCTGTGGGCCGCTGTCGTCACCGGATTCCTCGCCACCGTGCTCGTCCCCGCCACCGCGTGGGCGGAGGAGACCGGCGTCGCCGACCTCGTCCGCAAGAAGAAGGGCATCGGCGGCATCGGCGGCCTGTTCGGGGCGCTGTGCTGCATCGCCGTCATCGTGATCATCGTGGTGGTCGCGCTGTTCGTGATGAAGAGCCGCAAGAAGTAGACGAAAACGCCGGTGGGTGTGCGCGGGGCACACCCACCGGCGTCTTGGCGTGTGGTCAGGCCGGGACGGTCGTGCGGACCATGGTGAGCACGTGCTCCACCAGGGTGATGAGCACGGTCTTCACCGAGATGCGGTCGCGGGCGTCGGTGAGCAGCACCGGCACGTGGGCGTCCACGTCCAGGGCCTCGCGCACCTGCTCGACGGTGTAGCGCTGCTCGTTGTCGAAGCAGTTCACCGCGATGACGAACGGCGTCTTGCGCTGCTCGAAGTAGTCGATCGCGGCGAACGAGTCGGCCAGCCGGCGGGTGTCGGCCAGCACCACCGCGCCCAGCGCGCCGGTGGCCAGCTCGTCCCACAGGAACCAGAACCTGTTCTGCCCGGGGGTGCCGAACAGGTACAGCACCAGGCTCGGGTTGATGGTGATGCGGCCGAAGTCCATCGCGACCGTGGTGGTGGTCTTGGTGGCGACCCCGGTGGTGTCGTCGGTGCCGACGCCCGCGGTGGTGAGGACCTCTTCGGTCCGCAGTGGAGCGATCTCGCTCACCGCGCCCACGAGCGTCGTCTTGCCGGCGCCGAAGCCGCCGGCGACCAGGATCTTGAGCGCCTGGGGGACCGGTGCGTTGTCAGAGCGCACGGAGTCCATGGATCACCGCCTGCAGGGTCTCGACGTTGGGGAGATGGTCTGTGGGAGGGGGATCGTACCGGGCGATCAGCCCCTCGGAAAGCAGATCACACAGCAGCACCCGGACCACACCCAGGGGCAGGTCGACGCGGGAGGCGACTTCGGCCACCGCGCGGGGCTCCTGGGTGAGCGCCAGGATGGCCTGGTGCTCCGGGCTGGCGGTGTCCACGGCCAGGTTCGCCGTGGCCACCAGGTAGGTGATCAGGTCGAAGTCGACGGTGACGGGGCGCACCCGGCCGCCGGTGACCATGTACGGGCGCACGACAGGCCCGGCCTCGTGGTCCCACCAGGCCGGGCCTTCCTCGACAGGGTCGATCTGGTCAGCCATCGCTGCCCGGCCGGGACGGTGTGGCCAGGTGCGTGCCCACCCGCGTGGCCAGCATCGCCATCTCGTAGGCGAGGATGCCGAGGTCGATGTCCGGCTCGGCCAGCACCGCCAGGCAGGACCCCTGGCCAGCCGCGCTCACCAGCAGGAACGCGTCCTCCATCTCGACGATGGTCTGCCGCACCGGGCCGCCGTTGAAGCGCTGCCCGGTCGCTCCGGCGAGGCTGGAGAACCCCGACGCCACAGCGGACAGGTGCTCGGCGTCGTCGCGCGAGAGACCGCTGGACGCTCCGGTGAGCAGACCGTCGACGGAGAGCACGACGGCGCAGCGAGCCTGTGGCACTCGCGCGAGCAGGTCGTCGAGCAGCCAGTCGGTCGCGGGTCGGGTCGTCGTCGGTACCACGTCAGGCACGTCCTTCCAGGGTGGAGCTGTCTTCCATACCGGCGCTGTCTTGCGGGGTCTGCAAGGGGACGGTCGTTGTGTCTTCCCCGTTCGCGGTCATCTCGGTGCTGGCCTTGGCACGCCCGCGCACGGTACCCGACTGGAACGCGGACATCATCGTCCGGACCTGGTCGGCGCTGCGCGGCCGCGGCACCGCGGCAGGCTCGGCCGCGGCGAGCGAGACAGTGGTCTCCTCGGGCTCGGCCGGCGCGGTCTCGGCGCGGCGCACCCGCTTGGGCAGCAGCGCCGTGGTCTCGTCCGGGCTGCGCTCGGCCAGGTCGACGGTCTTCTCCTCGACCACCGGCGCGGCGGCCGGGGCCTCGATGGCGCGGGCGGCGCGGGGGGCGAAGATGCCCAGCGGCTCGCCCTTGTCGGCCGCGTCGGCCAGCACCAGCTCGGCGGGGATCAGCACGACCGCGGTGATGCCGCCGTACGACGAGGCGCGCAGCCGGACGGTGATGCCCTGGCGGACGGCGAGCCGGGCCACCACGAGCAGGCCCAGCCGGGAGCTCTGCGCGGGGTCGAAGGCGGGCGGCTCGGCGAGCCGGGTGTTGGCCTCGGCCAGCTCGGTGTCGCTCATGCCCAGGCCGCGGTCCTCGATGTGCAGGGCCAGGCCCTGCCCGACGGCCTCGGCGAAGACCCGGACCCGGGTGTGCGGCGGGGCGAACGAGGTGGCGTTCTCCAGCAGCTCGGCCATCAGGTGGATCAGGTCGCCGACGGCGCGGCCGAGGATCTTCATCTCCGGCAGGCGGTCGATGGTGACCCGCTGGTAGTCCTCGATCTCGGAGGTCGCGCCGCGCACCACGTCGATGACGGGCACCGGGTGGCGCCAGCCCCGGCCGGGGGCGGCGCCGGCGAGGATGACCAGCGCCTCCGCGTGGCGGCGCATGCGGGTGGCCATGTGGTCGAGGCGGAACAGGTCCTCCAGCTCCTGCGGCTCGGTGGTGCGGCGCTCCATCCGGTCCAGCAGGGTGAGCTGGCGGTGCAGCAGCGCCTGCGAGCGGCGGGCGATGTTGAGGAAGACCTCGCTGATGCCGCGGCGCAGCACGGCCTCGTCGACGGCGGCGCGCACGGCGGTGCGCTGCACGGCGCCGAAGGCGTGGCCGACCTGGCCGACCTCGTCGGTGCCGACGGCGACCAGCGGCACCTCGGTCAGCGACGGGTCGTTGACGATGGCGCCGGGCTGGCGCAGCGCGGCGATGGCGCGGGGCAGCCGCTCGTGGGCGACCTCGAGGGCGGATACGCGCAGCCGCTCCAGGCGGCGGACCACGGACCGGCCGGTGCGCAGCGACAGGACCAGGGAGATGCCGGCGCAGAGCAGGCCGAGCAGGGCCGCGCCGATGGTCTGCACGAAGGCCGCGATGCCGACCTCGTTGGCCAGGTCGGAGGTGCCGCCGGCGGCCGCGCCCTCGGTGGCGTCGAGCTGCTCGTAGATGGCGTCGTTGGCGCTGCGCCAGACGGCGGCGTCGATCGGGACTCTGCCGCCGGCCTTGGTGCTGCTCAGCGACTCCTCCATGGCGTGGAGGCTGATGTAGGTGTCGCTGGTGAAGATCTGCTCGAAGCGCTCGCGGTGCGGCGACTGCAGCCGGCCGACGGCCTCGTCCTGGATCTGGCGGCGGGCGCCGACGGCGCGCAGGATCTGGCCCTGCTCGGCGGCGGTGAGGCGGCCGTCGAGGACGGCGGCGGTGATCACCGCGTCCTCGCGGGCGAGCAGCTCACGGGCCCGGCTGACGGCGAAGATGCCGTGCGCGGAGGCGGCCAGCTCGGGATCGGACAGCTGCGTCAGCGGCGAGAACGCCACGTAGAGCGTGTCGATGATCTCGGAGTAGCTGCGGATGACCTCGGCCGGGACGGCCTTGCCGCCGTCAACCTCGGCGCGGATCTGCGGCAGCCCGGCGAGCTTGGTGAGGAACGCGTCGACCAGGGCGCGCTGCGCCGCGGGCAGCTCGTCGCGCAGCTTGCTGTCCGACAGGCTGGTGTGGAACTGCTGCTCGCGCTCGTCGGTGGCCTGGCGCTGCTTGACCAGGGCCTCGGCGCCGGGCTTCTCGGCGACGGAGACGCGCCGCTCCCTCTGCAGCTGCACCATCATGCGCTCGCCGTACGCGCCGAAGACCTGCTCGTACTTGCGGGCGTCGAGGAGGTTGAGCGCGCCCTTGGCGCTCACCGCGACACTGAATATGGACAGGCCGGTGATGGCCACCAAGGGCACCACAGCCAATGTCATGATCTTGGCGCGAATGCTCCAGCCACGGTTTCTCACACTGACCACGTCCAAAACACGGTGCACCGTGACGTCGACATCCGGGTCCCGGGGGCCAGCCGGGGCTCGGCGCGGAACCATGACACGCCACAGGTCGCTGTTTGACAATGCCTCCGGGCGATGAACCTAGTCGGCTCGCCCGTTCCTGTCCACTGCGGTGGATGTCCATTGTGGACGAGGTCACCTTGAGCGATGATGTTGTCGCTTTGGGTGCCCGGCTTGGCATGACGGACCAGGCCCGGCACACTGTCGCACGGCCACCCCTCAGCCCTCGGGAGTTCGTCGATGGATCTCGTCAGCATCGTGTCAGCGGCCCTGTCCGTGCTCGGCGCGATCGTCGCCGGCGTGATGACGACCTGGTCGGCGCGCAAGTCCAGCATGCTGGAGCACGCGCTGGCCGAGCAGCGGCACCGGGAGAGCAAGGCCGAGCAGGCCGCCGAGGTGCTCAGCCGCTACCGGG
The Catellatospora sp. IY07-71 DNA segment above includes these coding regions:
- a CDS encoding SigE family RNA polymerase sigma factor, producing the protein MSDAESFHEYARSRLPMLSRVAFLLTGDAHLADDLVQLTLVRVASRWERLADGPNPDAYVRRVLYTQHVSWWRRVRREAVPAAVLPERAVPDFAGEAATALAVRAALAKLAPRQRAVLVLRYFEDLTEVETAAALGVSVGTVKSQARDALARLRVIAPELAGRGLVGVGR
- a CDS encoding WD40 repeat domain-containing protein, translating into MTATLREVLRTAAEHAPPPVVTDGLWRRGRRRRRWRRAGTAVAGVLAVVVLAGMPRLLPVGGTEPQPAVGGPEQGALGRAYPWLPAHAEDPNGPAVAMFTGGGAGLFGPAGVLVGADGSYRLLPVEGAGGPGLLSPDGSLLARPGEVVDLGTGTPIGTAWTGAPVAWSPDGRRLLTVVTQTTLGPPAGEEHAGRRYMVYDVDADTLTSVMSADIGSPAGAFSPDGTRVAVVSGGPPGDRQTLQILDLPDGRHPLILPLESGQRLAGTAAWTPDGRSVVLVTAAGCGWPDCRERPADLKSWHLQYVDTTWPLPAHDPVRVTDEPARRIGLPGDLTGWRDGLPVLVEDGRPALFVAEPDGSARVLLTGPAGADHLSVPRQLAEAGTFGVYAADPWQAPWWVYALPLLVLGGLLWAAWVLWRRGLWRRRRVRRGQG
- a CDS encoding GNAT family N-acetyltransferase — its product is MSDLDIRRAVAADVPVIVAMLADDPLGATREGDPDDPAYARAFAEIDADPHQLLAVAVRGGEVVGTLQLTVIPGLSRRGTRRALIEAVRVRADQRGQGTGRQLVEWAIDTARARGCGMVQLTTDRSRTDAHRFYESLGFTGSHLGMKLAL
- a CDS encoding ATP/GTP-binding protein, coding for MDSVRSDNAPVPQALKILVAGGFGAGKTTLVGAVSEIAPLRTEEVLTTAGVGTDDTTGVATKTTTTVAMDFGRITINPSLVLYLFGTPGQNRFWFLWDELATGALGAVVLADTRRLADSFAAIDYFEQRKTPFVIAVNCFDNEQRYTVEQVREALDVDAHVPVLLTDARDRISVKTVLITLVEHVLTMVRTTVPA
- a CDS encoding DUF742 domain-containing protein; this translates as MADQIDPVEEGPAWWDHEAGPVVRPYMVTGGRVRPVTVDFDLITYLVATANLAVDTASPEHQAILALTQEPRAVAEVASRVDLPLGVVRVLLCDLLSEGLIARYDPPPTDHLPNVETLQAVIHGLRAL
- a CDS encoding roadblock/LC7 domain-containing protein — protein: MVPTTTRPATDWLLDDLLARVPQARCAVVLSVDGLLTGASSGLSRDDAEHLSAVASGFSSLAGATGQRFNGGPVRQTIVEMEDAFLLVSAAGQGSCLAVLAEPDIDLGILAYEMAMLATRVGTHLATPSRPGSDG
- a CDS encoding nitrate- and nitrite sensing domain-containing protein, which encodes MTLAVVPLVAITGLSIFSVAVSAKGALNLLDARKYEQVFGAYGERMMVQLQRERRVSVAEKPGAEALVKQRQATDEREQQFHTSLSDSKLRDELPAAQRALVDAFLTKLAGLPQIRAEVDGGKAVPAEVIRSYSEIIDTLYVAFSPLTQLSDPELAASAHGIFAVSRARELLAREDAVITAAVLDGRLTAAEQGQILRAVGARRQIQDEAVGRLQSPHRERFEQIFTSDTYISLHAMEESLSSTKAGGRVPIDAAVWRSANDAIYEQLDATEGAAAGGTSDLANEVGIAAFVQTIGAALLGLLCAGISLVLSLRTGRSVVRRLERLRVSALEVAHERLPRAIAALRQPGAIVNDPSLTEVPLVAVGTDEVGQVGHAFGAVQRTAVRAAVDEAVLRRGISEVFLNIARRSQALLHRQLTLLDRMERRTTEPQELEDLFRLDHMATRMRRHAEALVILAGAAPGRGWRHPVPVIDVVRGATSEIEDYQRVTIDRLPEMKILGRAVGDLIHLMAELLENATSFAPPHTRVRVFAEAVGQGLALHIEDRGLGMSDTELAEANTRLAEPPAFDPAQSSRLGLLVVARLAVRQGITVRLRASSYGGITAVVLIPAELVLADAADKGEPLGIFAPRAARAIEAPAAAPVVEEKTVDLAERSPDETTALLPKRVRRAETAPAEPEETTVSLAAAEPAAVPRPRSADQVRTMMSAFQSGTVRGRAKASTEMTANGEDTTTVPLQTPQDSAGMEDSSTLEGRA